In the genome of Raphanus sativus cultivar WK10039 chromosome 9, ASM80110v3, whole genome shotgun sequence, the window GAGAAACAGCCAACACTTCTCTGAGCTTAATGTGTTTTTCTTAATGTATCACCCCATTCACCAGGTTCTTCAAACTGAATCACTAGCGTCAAAATTGCGTGAATGCAGTTTGGAAGTCTTTCAGCTGCTCAAACACCGACAACACTTACCTGCCCATCTTGTTTCACCAacatttcggtttggtttgtttggttctaataaaagtaactaaagcCAACCGAAATGTGTTTGGTTTGTTGTAGGTTTAGACCTTGATTGGTAGAATATTAACATTAATATTATGCTCTATATTATCTAATCAACATTTGttagaaaagcatttagaatatcatttattaaatgttaatgctttccaaatgctctcatatgaaaCTTTTGGAAGAGTATTTGCATTAGCGTTAGCATTATGCTCTACATTATCTAATCAACATTTGttagaaaagcatttagaagagcatttattaaatgttaaTGCTTTCCAAATGTTCTCATATGAAACTTTTGGAAGagtatttgtatttataatttataaatttaagaaaaatatataattagttcatttacctgatttaataatatcataaattatttttatatccagaaaataaaattttgatttctaaaataaatttacaatttaaatattttgttaaaaaaattatttcacatttaaaatataatttaattatatacattatattttaaattaactatataaattatagaagttacttatataaattatattttaaattaatattaatataaaatataattttattaaattaattatataaattaaatcaattatataaattaaattatattttaaatgtgaaaatttatttttaaatataaatattttaattgtaaaatttatttttaaatataaatattttaattgtaaaattaattttttaaaataaaattttcgatataaacataatttttgaaattagtaaataaaataaattaattatgtattttaaatattaatatataaaataaaaagatatatatatatatatatatattaaatattatatactagTTTTAATAATAGCTTTAAATGACATGTTCAACTGCTTTACGAATCAATCTATTAAATAGTTTAGCAAAAGCATAGGGATGAGCGTTCGGATACTCATTtaggttcggttcgggtttggataacccatttaaataattttaaaaattttaaaatttattatatactttaaatttctcaaaatatataaaaaaatacatattacatttaaatttgaatagcatatgtcaaaatacgtaaaattaacatataaatggtttagtttgaaaatttagattgagaatcaatagatattttaaatatttttggtattttgaatatactttagctattttagacatgtacttttgactatttgtatattttttaaagtatttttgacaactaaaaaatattttatatattctgaatgtttttaatataaattaaatctaaaatagttatatttcagatatattcggatatccaaaatactttggttcgagTCAAGTTCTGttttggttctttaaataccaaaaatttgaacgcattcggatatttaattaattttggttcggattcgatACTATTTTTTCGGTTTgggttcaatttaatttttcGGATCCGGATTTTTTGCCAGCTCTACAAAAACATACAGTTTATGTGGCATAATGCTTTAATAGCATAATGCTACTGTTTTTTCTCTGCTTTGTTAATTAGGAACTTAATTCATCAAAATGTATAAAAAGtatgttttgttgttgtggttAACCATCTTAACCTCCATACCTGggctttagtttttttgttttggtttaaaaccgaaccaaaccaaactatttGGGTGGATAAAAATTATAACCAAGTACTTATGAGATCTATACATCgacttggtttgggtttgggtttggttGGTTACGCCTCACCCCTAGTTATTGCTAAGGCTCTTCTATGTTTTGACATTGATTCAATCTTGCAGTACTGCACATAACTGGTGAAGGAAGTTAGTAGGAAGAGACGAAGTTTCATATACTAAAGCCACTTatttcttctacttcttcttcaaTGTCATCTTCTGCTGCTATCAGAATCTAAGTCATGTGATGATCCGGAACTAGCATTGCGAGGggacacaatttttttttctgaagcaACCCCTGACTCTTCTGTTAAATAATTAATCCTCATTCATGCCAATGTTATTGTTTCTGTGCCTTCGTCTCCATTCTCAGCAACATGGTTAGAATAAGATGGATTTTCTAGTTGGAACATTGAAGGGACTTCGAGGAATTTGGCgttttggtttgaatatttcaCTTTATTGGAAGAAAAAACTTCATTGTTCAAGAATGTCCTATCATTGGTAATTTCAAACTCTTTGTTAACTTGTTGTTGTCTTATGTAATTTAGGTCTCTATGGAAACAAAAATTTAGTTACTGAATCTCATCTAAAGTGGTGCATCCTGATCTTTAAACTAGACATGGAGTTTATTCGAATATTGTGATCTGGAACTAGAGCGTAATGGTAGCAGAAATAGATTACAGAAGCTAATAGACAGGGGCTTCAAGCAGATTGTTGCCTAGGACCTTTGGTGGGCTTCTCAGGTACGTATGCCTAGGACCTTTGGTGGGCTTCTCAGGTACGTACCTCCCTGCTTCAGAGCTGGATAGTAGAATTGCGATTAAACAGTGCAAGAAGGAGCTGCATTTTATATGCCAAGCTGATTAAACAGTGCAAGAAGGAGCTGCATTTTATAGGCCAAGCTGGTGAAGGGGTCGGAATGTGTCGGTTAtagttttcaaaccttttcgaccaaaaaaattgtgaaaGGAAATGTTTTAATCGTGGGTAGGATTAGTTTACAATACATTTCAAAAGCACCTCTCGATCATGAGTCTTGTTGATGGTTAGCTTAGTTCATTTTCATTGTACCATCTATCTTGTAAAATAGCCAACACattgtataaaataatacaagaaAACGACTTAATCATTACAAAAGATTTATCAATATCACATAGGAAAAgttctttatttttcaataagTCGTGATAAAGCAACACAGGTCTTTTTTTgaagttacaaaatatattgaaatataatatagttataaGAACTTAGGTGGTGGATTAGGCTATGCTGTTGATCATCAAGATGCCGCTTATGGAGGAATCACATCTCTAAACTTGATCGGAGCTGAGCTCAGCTACGCTGTGTCAGGTACTAAAACATTACAGCGTATATATACGAGCAAGGCAATAATCGACATAACTACTGCTAATTAATTGATATATAAGACGAACAATATTAGAGAGATGATAACAtgattgtgtatatatatataccttgatGGCGACTGaggtatggtggtggtggtagtaACATCGTGAGGTGATGATATTTTCTGTAATTAAGAATCAAAATCAATGAATAAGTACAAAAGCCTTTAAGATGCCCTATAAATTTCTCAATACTAAAAGTAAATAAACTTTACCAAAGGAGCATCAAGACAGGGCATGGTGGAAGTAGTAGTAAGTGATGACATTTTCTGTAATTAAGAATCAAATcattaaataacaataatttaaGAATCAAAATACATGAATAACAAAAGCCGTAGATGACATGTAAATTTTTCATCAATACTAAAGTAAATAACCTTCATCACTAAAGGAGGACCATGCAGACAGGGTATGGTCGAATTTGTAGCAGCAAGTGATGACTTTTTCTGTAATTTAGAAGaatcaaaaatcaaatgaaTAACAAAAGCCGAAATTTTCTCAATCGCGTTTTATAGAGATATACTATATgaaagttatattaaaaaagtatataattacCATCCTCAAACATCTGTTAAATCGGAGTTCTCGGCCGGCGGGCAAAAGATCAGACAGCCCCGTATGCTTTTTACGCCGAAAAGTACCGGGATGTGGTCGTCTCCCCCCAAATTTTGCACATGACTTCCTCCTCGCGTACATTGCTCTGCCTCCTCCCAAAAACTTTTTACGGTGCTTCAGCGTTGAAACCCTAGCTGCGTTgcgtatatatataaaagtgtGATTTGGGCCTATAGCAATGTTTATTAGTCTTCAACACTGATCCGGcccattctatttttctttctttatttttttctttgatcaatttttctttatatataaactttaaatcgaAAGAGAAGACGAGAAAGTAGATCTTGAGATCTAGCCTCGGGTCCGACGAGCGGCCGCGCGTGCGCGTGCGTGCCGTCGTCGGAGCGCACCGTTTCTTCAGTAAGGGTCTTCGTCTCTGATCTCTTCGTCTCTTCCTTCTCTACTTTGCCTTGTTCGAGCTCTGGAGAGTCACTTTCAGTGGTGGCTTAGTTCTGGAGGGAGGACGCGGTTTATTGGAGGTTATGGTGCGGCGAAGAGAATCTTTTTGGGTTAAGGTTTTCCAAGGGGTGGAGGCTCTGTTAGCTCCGCCGATGCCGGCTCCAGTCTCCGAGTGGTGGAAGCTTCGTCAGCTTCGCCGTCTGCGGATCTAATTTCCGGGAGATGAAAACTTCCACAGTTTTATCTCGCCGGCTTAAGGTGTTTCATGGCGCCCTGATGGTTAGGGTTTCGTTTCGGGTTCGGAAGAGAGAGTGGTTAGAGGTCCCTCTCGAGTTAGGGTAAGCTTGGTCGTGTCGGGAGAGATCTGAAGAGAGTGGTTTGGATCTCCGACACGGAAGAAAAAGCGTTGAAGTGGAGTTTAGAGGCCACATAGGCTTTGCAGGCTATTGAGCTCCGTCGTATCGAATCGAGGTGGTGGTGATCTTCCCCGGCGACGTTTCGAGGCGGTGGAGGCAGGTTGAGGCGGAGCAACACGTGCAGAGACAACGATGCAGATCCTTCCGCGTGTAATGCATTCAGCTTCCCTGTTGGTGCACGGGCCGACGTCGTGGAGTGGGCTTAGGTGTGTGTTAGTGGGCCTTTCGTATTGTAAATTGGGCTTCGGCTTTCAATGACTCAGACTTATGTGTCTGTTGGGCCTCTTGTTGGACTTGTTGTAATCGGGCTTAGACCCGTTGGGCTCGGCCCttcttttaataaaacaaaatcttgacggcaaaaaaaaacaaactttaaaTCGAAACTCTAGAACCTGACTCGTCTCCCAGCGGATTTGTGATTTTACTTCgtatttaatataaactagattttttttttgatccaCACTTTTTAGAAGAACGGAATAACATTTTGGTTAAATTTTCCAATTTAAAAGTTAGGAATAGGTGTTGGATATCCATTTGGATTTCCTCCGGGGCTATTCAAATTTGAGGTTTTAGAgattaaaattttcagtttcattcggatatttttaaattttggtttggattcagTTCAGATATTTGCATGTCTGGTTCGAGTTTGGATAatggtttaaattatttttaaatttttaaaattctttataTATGAGATTCATTTTCAGACAAAAAGCATAATTATTAGGAATTAAATTGCAGTAAAATGATTGACAGAAAAAGAGAAGCATCCAAGTTTTCACTACTAGGTTATGCTGCATACAAGCATAACAAAAaggaaatttttgtttttggtggGGGACTGAACATAATCTACGAATCAGTGGCCGTTTCCAAGTTTCCATCATTAGATTGGTCTTCTACCGATTGACTGAGGAAGTTCCCAAGCAGCCTTTGATCCAACACCATGTTAGGTACCTTCACAGTAAATAGTATATACTTTTTTAGAACAGCAGAAACAGAGAAGTAATAGTTGAGAAATGAGATAGTGTAGAGAAGAACCTTGTCCCCAAAGAACATTTTGGTGTTACGTGCAATGGCATCGATGAACTTAAGTTCGAGAAATTCAGGAGTGAGCTTCAACTTGTTTGCTTCAGCTTCTTTCAGTACACTAAGTTGGACATTGGTCAGAGCAAAAGAAAGTATTAGACCCACTGGTTctgtagttatatatatatatagagagagagagacaagctATTATACCGGTAGTAATCTGCATCGGCAAGACTCTTTTGACGATCAAGATACATCTGATTCTCGATGTCAGCTTCTCTCCGTGCACTGTCTTTCTCAGTCAGCTTCTGCTCCATCAGAATCTTACTAACATTGGCATTCTTCTCGGCTTCACTAATGGCCATTATCTTCTTTGTCTCTGCCTCTTTCTCAGCAACTCTTTGTTTCTCAATAGCAATCAAGACCTTAGTGCGTTCTTCTTCCATCTGCTCAAAGTTGCGCCTTACACTCTCTGGAATTTTAGGCTTAGTGACACGCACACTAATGATCTCGATTCCTGGAGCATAACGTGTGCAATCAGCCTGAAGAGCATCTTTCATTCGCTCGTCAATCTGATTTAAAAAGTGAATGCGGAAGATATCAATCAGACACAACGCAAAACAGCAAATAAGCTAAAGATGCAAAGATACTACTTATGTTATCCATGAAGGTTATACTACGAACCTGGTCAAAGATGTCAATGTAGACTTGCTGAAGGGAATGAGAGCTGCAGAACTGGTTGATCTCGTGGTGAATCTTGTCGTAAATCCATGTGTTATCATAGTCGACACCGTAGTTGAGCAAAGTGTCATAGACATAATCCTTACGCAGACGATTAACAacctaaaaatcaaaatttgttaattttggTCAATATATGTAACTACAATCAACAAACTGTAAACACACATTCTTGTTATATCATAAGTGGTCTTACTTCAATCTTTTCAAAGGTAATCATGACACCTCCTTTGGTACCACATGGTATATCCTTCACCTAAAGGCACACGGAAGTAATTATtctttagaaagaaaaaaagcaaacaacttaaaaaaaaaatccaaaattttaaaagactCACTTGATCAGTTTGGAGAGTAACTTGAACAGGCTCGTAGTTGGTAATGAAAGGCAGCTTCAAATGAAAACCTGAAGCAAGAAGCAAGTGTTTAGAATACGAACGAAACCGTGATGACATGACAGACATTGAGGAAAGGGATAATGATACCAGGCTCTGTAATGCTGTTGAGAAGAGCACCACCTCTCCAATACGCTCCAACGTGTCCTTCAGGGACTTGGTGGACCAACGATGAAGGGGACATGACCTGCTAATATAACTCTTAGTCATTGCTCATATCAAATCATTCCAAATGTAAGACAGGAGCAAAGATAAAATCAGTAGCTTACTACTACTAGCtgagttatttatttatgtttggtAGTAACAAACGCACACAaatctaaaaatctaaaacgAAACTAAGATCCGAATCAGAAGAACAAGTCAAGTCAACTTCCGATACAAATCGAAGGAA includes:
- the LOC108825648 gene encoding uncharacterized protein LOC108825648 isoform X1, giving the protein MDPQQRRTETGPRPPVGQPGGDVTSIFVVFGIFIAIAALQVMSPSSLVHQVPEGHVGAYWRGGALLNSITEPGFHLKLPFITNYEPVQVTLQTDQVKDIPCGTKGGVMITFEKIEVVNRLRKDYVYDTLLNYGVDYDNTWIYDKIHHEINQFCSSHSLQQVYIDIFDQIDERMKDALQADCTRYAPGIEIISVRVTKPKIPESVRRNFEQMEEERTKVLIAIEKQRVAEKEAETKKIMAISEAEKNANVSKILMEQKLTEKDSARREADIENQMYLDRQKSLADADYYRVLKEAEANKLKLTPEFLELKFIDAIARNTKMFFGDKVPNMVLDQRLLGNFLSQSVEDQSNDGNLETATDS
- the LOC130500434 gene encoding uncharacterized protein LOC130500434 isoform X1, which codes for MYARRKSCAKFGGRRPHPGTFRRKKHTGLSDLLPAGRELRFNRCLRMKKSSLAATNSTIPCLHGPPLVMKKMSSLTTTSTMPCLDAPLKISSPHDVTTTTTIPQSPSSVAELSSDQV
- the LOC108825648 gene encoding uncharacterized protein LOC108825648 isoform X2, which translates into the protein MDPQQRRTETGPRPPVGQPGGDVTSIFVVFGIFIAIAALVMSPSSLVHQVPEGHVGAYWRGGALLNSITEPGFHLKLPFITNYEPVQVTLQTDQVKDIPCGTKGGVMITFEKIEVVNRLRKDYVYDTLLNYGVDYDNTWIYDKIHHEINQFCSSHSLQQVYIDIFDQIDERMKDALQADCTRYAPGIEIISVRVTKPKIPESVRRNFEQMEEERTKVLIAIEKQRVAEKEAETKKIMAISEAEKNANVSKILMEQKLTEKDSARREADIENQMYLDRQKSLADADYYRVLKEAEANKLKLTPEFLELKFIDAIARNTKMFFGDKVPNMVLDQRLLGNFLSQSVEDQSNDGNLETATDS
- the LOC130500434 gene encoding uncharacterized protein LOC130500434 isoform X2, which encodes MYARRKSCAKFGGRRPHPGTFRRKKHTGLSDLLPAGRELRFNRCLRMKKSSLAATNSTIPCLHGPPLVMKKMSSLTTTSTMPCLDAPLKISSPHDVTTTTTIPQSPSS